The Bradyrhizobium barranii subsp. barranii genome segment CACGCGAGGTCGAGGGATCCGAGCGGAAGTGGCGCCAGCACAAACACGGCTGTGGCGAAAAATCGCGATATCGCGCCCAAAGGCCCCTCTGTGGTTCAGCTCAGCCACGATGGAGCTATCAGAACTTCGCGCGAGATCAAGTTAATGCGAGGCTGGGTCGTTGATGGCCATTCGCAACATTGCAAACAAGGCCGCAGCTCGCGCGTGCAGCCCTGATCTGTTCCAAACGCAATGCCCGTTGCCTCACGAAAGCTGAATTGAAGTTTATGAGCATGTCGTCGGAGCAAAGATGCCGGCCGGCGTCTTGCTGCCGCATCTGTCGTGCACTGTCCTGGTCGAGATCGGCGCTTCGCGGCTCTTTTCAGTTGAATAAACCACCCGGTGGAGGCATTATATTGCACCGCAGCATTTCGCTTTGGTCGAATCGTAGAGCCTCTATCAAGTGCTAGCTCATCAAACAAAGGCGCACTACGTTCCGCTGGACAGCGTTCGTGGCCTCGCCGCCCTCTGCGTGGTCGTCCATCACTTCGTCGGATCGGATCCGCTCGCCGCTGCGCTGCCTCATCGCGCCTGGATCGACGTCGCGTTTTTTCACAATTCCTGGCTCTTCGTCGACTTGTTCTTCGTGTTGAGCGGCATCGTGATCTCGATGAGCTACGTGCAGTCGGAGTTCAGCGGGTTCGACTTCCGAACGTTCACCTTGCGTCGTATCGCGCGCATCTATCCGCTGCACATCGTCATGCTGTTCGCCTTTCTGGCGTTTCGGCTGATGCGGCTCACGCTCACCGAACTGGACCTGCTGCACTTCTCGACCAACGAGACGGCGGATCTCCAGGTTAACAATGTGTACTCGTTTGTCGCGAATGTGTTCTTGCTCCATGCTATGGGCGTGCTCGATTATCTGAGCTGGAACGGCCCGAGTTGGAGCATCAGCGCGGAGTTCTACACCTATCTCGTGTTTGGCGCCGTCGTCGTCCTGTCGCAGCGCCTTGGCTACATCAAGCTCGTCTATGTTTTCAGCGCCGTGCTGGCCGTGATGGGTGCAGCTCTCATTATCTTCGTGCTCAAGAATGAAACGCTCGATTTCCAGACCAACGCCTTCACCCGATGCTTCCTGGGCTTCTTCGTCGGCGTGCTCACGCTTCGTTTCGTCTCGGGAAAAGGTCGTTCAGTGAGCCCCTTCGTTCAGTCGGCCTGCCAGATCGGCGCAGCCGTCGTCGCCATTGTGCTGGTTTCAGTCGTCGGCTTCGACGAACGGCTCAGCTTCGTGGCGCCGATCGTTTTCGGCGCCCTGCTGGGCTCGCTGATGGCGTTTCCGGAGCGGCTCCTGCCGAAGTTGCTCTCCGTTCGTCCGCTGGTCTGGCTGGGCAAACGCTCCTATTCGATCTACATGACGCATGCGCTGATACTTGTCCTCATCCAGTACTTCGCGCGTGGCGTGGGCACCGGGCGCCTGCAAATCGTGGACAACATTCTTCCCGGACTGGCAGCCTCGCTGCTGCTCGCCGTCTTCGTGGCCGCCGTGCTCGTGCTCTCCAACCTCACCTACCTCTGGGTCGAGATGCCGGGCTCGCGGTTCGTGCTTCGGCTTTTCAATCGCCGCGCCGTTCCCGCTGTGGTCGCGGCGGAGTGACGGGCATGTCCAGCAACTCTTCGGCTCTACCGAAGTCGGACTGGCGCATGGTCGATCCGGTGGCCTTGCCCCGGCATCACCAGCAGGAGGGCAGTGCATTCTTCAGTCTCGAGGCAATCGCGCTCTTGCTTTATTTCTACCGCGATGCGCTCGCAGGCGCGCTGCGCTATTATCTGGCCGTTCTCAAGATCAGTCCGCTGTGGTTCCTGCCCGACATTTTCGCGCTGGTCTGTATTTTTGCCTTCGTGCAGCGCTACGTCCTGATGGGACGTAACCTCGTCGCGATCCTCACGCTGTTCTACATCTGCTTTGCGCTTTACCTCGGATACGTGTTCCTGGGCTATTTCAGCGGCATGATGTCGTCGTTCAAGATGATCGCGCCGGTGTTCGTCGGCTTCTGCTTCTGCGGGCGCAATTTCGGCGACTACGATCGACTGTTGCGATGGCTTCACCCGATCTTCTACCTGACGATCGTCGGGATCATATTGTCGTCCCGCATGCAGTTGCCTTGGGTGGGATATGCCTACGAGACTTTCGGCACGACGCGGCAGGCGACGCGGCTGTGGTGGTCGGCGTCCGAGACGCGCCTCGCCGGACTTGCCGCCGACAGCACGATGGCCGCATTCTTCGTGTTCATTTCGTTCACGATCAGCTCGGTGCGCCGGAGCCTGCTGTGGTGCCTGTTTTGGGCCCCCATCGGTCTCTACGCCATCAAATTGACCACGAACAAGACGTCGCTCGGCGTGATGGTGATCTACATCGCTTGCCTGATCATCGTTCGCCTCGTTCCCGAGCGTGAGAAGTTTCCCATGCTCCGGCGCATGGCGCTGCTGTCGTTCCTGTCGATCCTCGTGCCTGCGGTGCTGATCGCCCTGTTCTCCGGCAACGGGCTTGTCAGCATGTCGCGCGGTCTGTTCAGCCTGCAGGACCGCGTCAACAACAGCTGGCAGTTGCCGTTCGTCTACATGGCTGAGCTTATGCCGGTCGGCTTCTTCACCGGCTGCGGCCTCGGTTGCTTCAACTATCCGCAGCTGCTGTTCTCGAACAAGCTCAGCTATTACGTTCCGGTGGATAATTTCTACCTCGGCACCTACCTGATGTTCGGGCCGATCTTCGTGTTGTTCATGGTCATGGTCATCCTCGCGGTCGCAAGGACCAGGGACATCTACAAGCTGTCTTTCGCGGTCGCCATGAACCTCTTCACCATCACGGTTCTGGCCTATGGTCCCGCAAGCGGCCTGATCATGCTCGGCGTCGCCTTCAGCGAAGTCTTCGCCCGAGAGAGACGTGACGAGACCGTCGCGGACGCGGTGCCACTCGCGCCTGACGTCGACGATCTGGTCTCTCGGCCGGCATGATTGCGATGTTGCCGTACGCAATGAGCTGCAATGCGCAGCACGGGCTCTGGTCCGCAACTTTCCTTCGTCTTGATATCGGATCGCGGCGGTGAGCGCAGACAGCAAGAATTTCGTGGAGGCGATCCAGGGGCTGCGCGGCGTCGCCGCGCTCACCGTGCTGATCGTCCATCTTCAGGACATGCCGCTTCTGGCGGGCTTCCTGCCTCCGATCTGGCCGTGGCTGGAAGCGACGGTCAACATGGGCGGGCACGGGGTCGAGCTGTTCTTCATGATCAGCGGCTTCCTGATTCCGGCGAGCCTGATGCGTCACCGCAGCGTCGGGAAGTTCTTTCTCGATCGCGCCCTGCGAATCCTGCCCGTGTTCGTGATCCTGCACCTGATCCTGTTCACGGCAGGCCCCCTGGTTGGCTACAAGTTCTTCAAGGGGATCGATCTGCCGACCTATCTCAAGCTGTTCTTCGTCAATCTGGCGTTCCTGCCGGACGCGCTGGGATTGCCGATCGGCCAGCAGAATGCGTGGACGCTGAGCTACGAATGGGCGTTCTACATTCTGTTCGCTGTGATCTTCGTGATGTTGGTGCGGCGGAGGAACTGGCTGCTGGCGGCGCCGTTCATCCTGCTCGGTCTCGCGGGAATCGCCTTTCGGCCGATCGCCGCGTTCTTTCTGGTCGGGCTGTTGTTCAGCCTGATCGATTTGCGGATCCGCGTCGTCGGCTGGCCCGGATTGCTGGCGGGCATCCTTTGCGGGATCGCGATGTACGTGTCGATCGAATATGTGCATCCGCTGGTCGGGCTGCTGCCGGGCGCGCTGCTGTTTGGAATGGTCCTTGCTCCGGACTCCGGTATTGCCGCCGCTTTGAGCGGCAAATTCCTGCAGTTCCTCGGAAAGATCAGCTATAGCCTCTATTTGGTCCATCCTTTTG includes the following:
- a CDS encoding acyltransferase family protein, translating into MLAHQTKAHYVPLDSVRGLAALCVVVHHFVGSDPLAAALPHRAWIDVAFFHNSWLFVDLFFVLSGIVISMSYVQSEFSGFDFRTFTLRRIARIYPLHIVMLFAFLAFRLMRLTLTELDLLHFSTNETADLQVNNVYSFVANVFLLHAMGVLDYLSWNGPSWSISAEFYTYLVFGAVVVLSQRLGYIKLVYVFSAVLAVMGAALIIFVLKNETLDFQTNAFTRCFLGFFVGVLTLRFVSGKGRSVSPFVQSACQIGAAVVAIVLVSVVGFDERLSFVAPIVFGALLGSLMAFPERLLPKLLSVRPLVWLGKRSYSIYMTHALILVLIQYFARGVGTGRLQIVDNILPGLAASLLLAVFVAAVLVLSNLTYLWVEMPGSRFVLRLFNRRAVPAVVAAE
- a CDS encoding acyltransferase family protein; translation: MSADSKNFVEAIQGLRGVAALTVLIVHLQDMPLLAGFLPPIWPWLEATVNMGGHGVELFFMISGFLIPASLMRHRSVGKFFLDRALRILPVFVILHLILFTAGPLVGYKFFKGIDLPTYLKLFFVNLAFLPDALGLPIGQQNAWTLSYEWAFYILFAVIFVMLVRRRNWLLAAPFILLGLAGIAFRPIAAFFLVGLLFSLIDLRIRVVGWPGLLAGILCGIAMYVSIEYVHPLVGLLPGALLFGMVLAPDSGIAAALSGKFLQFLGKISYSLYLVHPFALFPLQVIGVKLAAHGVNIWLLWAGFAGLGLIAALIAGTVSYELIEVRLRRLLDPALRGLLFGVHREARYVA